Proteins from a genomic interval of Lolium perenne isolate Kyuss_39 chromosome 1, Kyuss_2.0, whole genome shotgun sequence:
- the LOC127327548 gene encoding gibberellin 2-beta-dioxygenase 3: MVAITVPCTIDQIPLVKCPKAANAAVPTIDLSAPGAAAAVADACRGVGFFRATNHGVPAALAEALESRAGAFFALPHKDKLEHASARPFGYGSKTIGPNGDVGWLEYLLLSLGSSTIQASSLPPSLRAALEEYTVAVRDVGTRVLELMAEGLGLADRGALRRMVVDAAGSDEMVRVNHYPACPLASGVTGFGEHTDPQIISVLRSNRTGGLHIMLRDGCWVPVAPDPDSLFVNVGDALQVLTNGRFRSVKHRVVAPEAGKQSRLSVIYFGGPAATQRIAPLPELMRDGEQSLYREFTWGEYKKAAYKTRLGDHRLGPFEVPQTVTAAVKEPTSTDRNCSSKAVQPPPPPHVAQVY; the protein is encoded by the exons ATGGTGGCGATCACAGTGCCCTGCACCATCGACCAGATCCCGCTGGTCAAATGCCCCAAGGCAGCGAATGCCGCGGTGCCGACCATAGACCTGTCAGCACCAGGCGCGGCTGCGGCCGTGGCGGACGCGTGCCGCGGCGTGGGCTTCTTCCGCGCGACCAACCACGGCGTGCCGGCGGCCCTCGCCGAGGCGCTGGAGTCCCGCGCCGGGGCCTTCTTCGCGCTGCCGCACAAGGACAAGCTAGAGCACGCGTCGGCGCGGCCCTTCGGGTACGGCAGCAAGACCATCGGCCCCAACGGCGACGTCGGATGGCTCGAGTACCTTCTGCTCTCCCTCGGCTCCAGCACAATACAGGCATCCTCGCTGCCACCGTCGCTCCGGGCGGCGCTGGAGGAGTACACGGTGGCGGTGAGGGATGTGGGCACGCGGGTGCTGGAGCTGATGGCGGAGGGGCTTGGGCTGGCAGACCGGGGCGCGCTACGGCGGATGGTGGTGGACGCCGCGGGCAGCGACGAGATGGTGCGCGTGAACCACTATCCGGCGTGCCCCCTGGCGTCGGGCGTGACGGGGTTCGGGGAGCACACGGACCCGCAGATCATCTCCGTGCTGCGCTCCAACCGCACCGGGGGCCTCCATATCATGCTCCGCGACGGCTGCTGGGTCCCCGTGGCCCCCGACCCCGATTCCCTCTTCGTCAACGTGGGCGACGCACTCCAG GTGCTGACGAACGGGAGGTTCAGGAGCGTGAAGCACCGAGTGGTGGCTCCGGAGGCCGGCAAGCAGTCCAGGCTGTCGGTGATCTACTTCGGCGGGCCGGCGGCGACCCAGCGGATCGCGCCGCTGCCGGAGCTCATGCGGGACGGGGAGCAGAGCCTGTACAGGGAGTTCACCTGGGGCGAGTACAAGAAGGCCGCCTACAAGACCCGCCTCGGCGACCACCGCCTCGGCCCATTTGAGGTGCCCCAAACcgtcaccgccgccgtcaaagaaCCCACCAGCACCGATCGCAACTGCAGCAGCAAGGCCgtacaaccgccgccgccgcctcacgTCGCACAAGTGTACTAG